From Salinirubellus salinus, the proteins below share one genomic window:
- a CDS encoding sulfurtransferase TusA family protein, with product MTETTLEADVTVNAVGSSCPGPMMDLIGAVKTADPGTLIRLQSSNEGTEPDVAEWAEQSGNELLEVVERDGHWDLYVQVHD from the coding sequence ATGACGGAGACAACACTCGAAGCGGACGTGACGGTGAACGCGGTCGGCTCGTCGTGCCCCGGCCCGATGATGGACCTCATCGGGGCGGTCAAGACGGCCGACCCAGGGACGCTCATCCGGCTACAGAGTTCGAACGAGGGGACGGAACCGGACGTCGCCGAGTGGGCCGAGCAGTCCGGCAACGAACTGCTCGAGGTGGTCGAGCGCGACGGACACTGGGACCTCTACGTCCAGGTCCATGACTGA
- a CDS encoding sulfurtransferase, which yields MTPRDAAERATTEASDHPTDVLVSPEWVEARLDQFEADDPAYRLVEVDVNSDFYDDGHAPGAVGFEWRTDLRSATSRDIVSPAELERVLGEAGIGPDTTVVAYGDNANWFATHFYWMLRYYGHPDVRVMDGGREYWLEHDYPTVREVPDFDPVDYAVQDRVESVRAYRDEVREAIGTETAFVDVRSTPEFVGTLTSPPGDRESAQRGGHIPGATNVFWADNVGPDRRFRSAEALRELYTDHGVEPDQRVVTYCRIGERSAVTWFVLQELLGYEDVANYDGSWVEWGNMIRAPIETGP from the coding sequence ATGACACCACGAGACGCCGCGGAGCGAGCAACGACGGAGGCGAGCGACCACCCCACGGACGTGCTCGTGAGCCCAGAGTGGGTCGAGGCGCGCCTCGACCAGTTCGAGGCCGACGACCCGGCCTACCGGCTCGTCGAGGTGGACGTGAACAGCGACTTCTACGACGACGGACACGCGCCGGGTGCCGTCGGCTTCGAGTGGCGGACCGACCTCCGCTCGGCGACGAGTCGTGACATCGTCTCGCCCGCCGAGCTGGAACGGGTGCTCGGCGAGGCGGGCATCGGACCCGACACGACCGTGGTCGCCTACGGCGACAACGCGAACTGGTTCGCGACGCACTTCTACTGGATGCTCCGGTACTACGGCCACCCGGACGTCCGGGTCATGGACGGGGGGCGGGAGTACTGGCTCGAACACGACTACCCGACCGTCCGCGAGGTCCCGGACTTCGACCCCGTCGACTACGCGGTCCAGGACCGCGTCGAGTCCGTCCGCGCGTACCGCGACGAGGTCCGCGAGGCCATCGGCACCGAGACGGCGTTCGTCGACGTCCGGAGCACACCGGAGTTCGTCGGGACGCTCACCTCACCGCCCGGTGACCGCGAGAGCGCCCAGCGCGGCGGCCACATCCCCGGCGCGACGAACGTGTTCTGGGCCGACAACGTCGGGCCGGACCGGCGGTTCCGGTCGGCCGAGGCGTTGCGCGAGCTCTACACGGACCACGGCGTCGAACCGGACCAGCGCGTCGTGACCTACTGTCGCATCGGGGAGCGCTCGGCCGTCACCTGGTTCGTGTTGCAGGAACTGCTCGGGTACGAGGACGTCGCGAACTACGACGGTTCCTGGGTCGAGTGGGGGAACATGATACGCGCCCCCATCGAGACGGGCCCCTGA
- a CDS encoding helix-turn-helix domain-containing protein, with product MHEFSFSIEWAPGSDRFADAFRERSSLQASGVCISFRPERMLRLESVTGETGDLTALDRLLLDESFDHESISDRDLDARRHHDLLTDTATRRVVHTYLDDIRRRDAIPVIVSQYTEDGTLVETFRSGPTVRYRVLVRGDEKLGMMYDTITARLGEGATFTFHHLEEVDRWQNGLLTPRALRGSQREILVHAVERGYFEVPREVSLQEVADDLGIPQSTASYRLRRATAQLAEQFTEQYQIDT from the coding sequence ATGCATGAGTTCTCCTTCTCCATCGAGTGGGCACCGGGGAGCGACCGGTTCGCGGACGCGTTCCGCGAGCGGTCGTCGCTGCAGGCGAGCGGCGTCTGTATCTCCTTTCGCCCCGAGCGGATGCTCCGCCTGGAGTCGGTGACCGGGGAGACCGGGGACCTGACGGCGCTCGACCGGCTGTTGCTGGACGAGTCGTTCGACCACGAGTCCATCAGCGACCGCGACCTCGACGCGAGACGCCACCACGACCTCCTGACGGACACCGCGACCAGACGGGTCGTCCACACGTATCTGGACGACATCCGTCGCCGGGACGCCATCCCGGTCATCGTCTCGCAGTACACCGAGGACGGGACGCTGGTGGAGACCTTCCGGAGCGGGCCGACGGTCCGCTACCGGGTGCTCGTGCGAGGCGATGAGAAGCTCGGGATGATGTACGACACCATCACCGCCCGACTGGGCGAGGGAGCGACGTTCACCTTCCACCACCTGGAGGAGGTCGACCGGTGGCAGAACGGCCTCCTCACGCCGCGGGCACTCCGTGGGTCCCAGCGGGAGATACTCGTCCACGCCGTCGAGCGGGGCTACTTCGAGGTCCCCCGCGAGGTGTCGCTCCAGGAGGTCGCCGACGACCTCGGCATCCCGCAGTCGACCGCCTCCTACCGGCTCCGCCGGGCCACCGCACAGCTCGCCGAACAGTTCACCGAGCAGTACCAGATAGACACATGA
- a CDS encoding site-specific integrase gives MSDELSEARVSIAEAFGKEIDPLSRYDEAFCDLSADPFEVFLKDTLREREPAVATVEAYERLIRQWRAYMDQTERHPACPNEAHVRGFVQHCIDSRGNKPGTARTKLRRLSAILRAWQLDPVFPHERGYDPFVRVSDPRLTSWACQWTPLLPSW, from the coding sequence ATGAGTGACGAACTAAGCGAGGCACGAGTGTCGATTGCCGAAGCCTTCGGAAAAGAGATTGACCCGCTGTCGAGGTACGACGAAGCGTTCTGTGACCTCTCAGCCGACCCGTTCGAAGTATTCCTCAAGGATACACTCAGAGAGCGGGAGCCTGCCGTCGCGACTGTCGAGGCCTACGAGCGGCTCATCAGGCAGTGGCGGGCGTACATGGACCAGACCGAGCGTCACCCAGCGTGTCCGAACGAAGCGCACGTACGCGGCTTCGTCCAGCACTGCATCGACTCGCGGGGGAACAAGCCGGGGACAGCCCGGACGAAACTTCGGCGTCTCTCGGCGATCCTCAGAGCGTGGCAACTTGACCCGGTGTTTCCCCACGAACGGGGTTACGATCCGTTCGTGCGAGTCAGTGACCCACGACTGACGTCGTGGGCTTGTCAGTGGACTCCCCTTCTGCCGTCGTGGTGA
- a CDS encoding NAD(P)/FAD-dependent oxidoreductase: MTERVVVVGGGTAGTVLVNNLAEEFRPEIDRGDVEVVLVNDSPEHVYKPTWLYVPFGEKTPADAKRPLDELVDRRVALRIDRVTGVDTDSKRVTFESDRDPLGYDHLVLAMGAQVTPEETPGLAEGGHHFYGPEATEELRQELAEFTEGHLVMSVVGVPHMCPVAPLEFPLIADSWFRDRGLREDVDITYTYPINRAHGIRSVAEWAGPLMADRDIDVETFFNPTRVDPDEQVVHTVEGRELDYDLLVTIPPHDGSDVVREAGLGDDGWVDVDPTTLEAANAEDVYALGDVADLPTSKAGSAAHYAATSLADRLASVVRGQRPTAEYDGKTVCFIESGEDEATYIAFDYDEEPVPKVPSKLVHWSKLGYNQSYWLTARGVL; the protein is encoded by the coding sequence ATGACTGAGCGCGTCGTCGTCGTCGGCGGGGGCACCGCGGGGACCGTCCTCGTCAACAACCTGGCCGAGGAGTTCCGACCCGAGATCGACCGGGGCGACGTGGAGGTCGTCCTCGTCAACGACAGCCCCGAGCACGTCTACAAGCCGACGTGGCTCTACGTCCCGTTCGGCGAGAAGACGCCCGCGGACGCGAAGCGCCCCCTCGACGAACTGGTCGACCGGCGCGTCGCCCTCCGCATCGACCGCGTCACCGGTGTCGACACCGACTCGAAACGGGTGACCTTCGAGAGCGACCGCGACCCCCTCGGGTACGACCACCTCGTGCTCGCGATGGGCGCGCAGGTCACCCCGGAGGAGACGCCTGGACTCGCCGAGGGCGGTCACCACTTCTACGGCCCGGAGGCGACCGAGGAACTCCGGCAGGAGCTCGCGGAGTTCACCGAGGGCCACCTGGTGATGTCGGTCGTCGGGGTCCCCCACATGTGCCCGGTCGCCCCCCTCGAGTTCCCGCTCATCGCCGACTCGTGGTTCCGCGACCGGGGGCTGCGCGAGGACGTCGACATCACCTACACGTACCCCATCAACCGCGCCCACGGCATCCGGTCGGTCGCCGAGTGGGCCGGGCCACTGATGGCGGACCGCGACATCGACGTGGAGACGTTCTTCAACCCGACGCGGGTCGACCCGGACGAACAGGTCGTCCACACGGTCGAGGGCCGCGAACTCGACTACGACCTCCTCGTCACCATCCCACCACACGACGGGAGCGACGTGGTCCGCGAGGCCGGCCTCGGCGACGACGGCTGGGTCGACGTCGACCCGACGACGCTCGAGGCCGCGAACGCCGAGGACGTCTACGCGCTCGGCGACGTCGCCGACCTGCCGACGAGCAAGGCCGGCAGCGCGGCCCACTACGCGGCCACCTCGCTGGCCGACCGGCTGGCGAGCGTCGTCCGCGGTCAGCGTCCGACCGCCGAGTACGACGGCAAGACCGTCTGCTTCATCGAGAGCGGCGAGGACGAGGCGACCTACATCGCCTTCGACTACGACGAGGAGCCGGTCCCGAAGGTCCCCTCGAAGCTCGTCCACTGGTCGAAACTCGGCTACAACCAGTCCTACTGGCTGACCGCGAGGGGGGTGCTCTGA
- a CDS encoding DUF1641 domain-containing protein codes for MSTLDEDDAERELPSVVTEAVREDPETAAALLARSGQLSTLVDEAVVEDLPSGDVPDTHRAELDAAVGQHGTELAAAVERVAMLQRTGTLDRLTEIADAMALLTDAMDDEMVETLAATGTSLGELADTASDDEVRRGLARVLEGVGTASAEEATPVGPLGLVGALRDPEVQAGMGYLVATARGIGTAGERPDGGRTD; via the coding sequence ATGAGCACGCTCGACGAGGACGACGCCGAGCGCGAACTCCCGTCGGTCGTCACCGAGGCCGTCCGGGAGGACCCCGAGACGGCCGCCGCGCTGCTGGCTCGGTCGGGACAGCTCTCGACGCTGGTCGACGAGGCGGTCGTCGAGGACCTCCCTTCGGGTGACGTGCCCGACACGCACCGCGCCGAACTGGACGCCGCCGTCGGCCAGCACGGGACCGAACTCGCCGCGGCCGTCGAGCGGGTCGCGATGCTCCAGCGGACCGGCACGCTCGACCGACTCACCGAGATCGCCGACGCGATGGCGCTCCTGACCGACGCGATGGACGACGAGATGGTCGAGACGCTCGCCGCGACCGGCACCTCGCTCGGCGAACTCGCGGACACGGCGTCCGACGACGAGGTCCGCCGTGGCCTCGCGCGCGTCCTCGAGGGGGTCGGCACGGCGAGCGCCGAGGAGGCGACCCCGGTCGGCCCGCTCGGACTGGTCGGCGCACTGCGCGACCCCGAGGTACAGGCCGGGATGGGCTACCTCGTCGCCACCGCACGCGGCATCGGCACGGCCGGCGAGCGACCGGACGGCGGCCGGACCGACTGA
- a CDS encoding RNA-guided endonuclease InsQ/TnpB family protein: MDVIRTVKVKLDVPDERCDDLHQTKNQFLHCANTTSEWAWRYPNDYCVTSKQQAENALYDQLRNETELTANLVQKGIRRAIEATKSGVARLKNGENTSQPHFDAWSVVYDKRSATFHRDHVSLSTVNGRVECDYVLPDKPEGTPIGEYLLNEDYEFRMSTLQYDRSTESFYLHARMRRTTGEQSTTPSEDAKHRTVLGVDLNVDGSLAVTSTGAFVGNADEMNHRRREFEKTRGSMQQAGTRSAHLSMQSMNDREHRWMQDELHRASNQILDEARDHDCTHVAFENLTGIRDRMAGAKRFHAWAFRRLYQYTEYKAEMYGIEVEQVSPAYTSQRCSSCGFTHESNRRSKHQFVCQKCEYELNADYNASKNIARKLLKRLHSGQTSSGGGAPCQCALTSGTLNLNGEYTASVTTTAEGESTDKPTTSVVGH, from the coding sequence ATGGACGTGATTCGCACCGTCAAGGTCAAACTCGACGTACCTGACGAGCGGTGCGACGACCTCCATCAGACCAAAAATCAGTTCCTCCACTGTGCGAACACCACTTCTGAGTGGGCGTGGCGATACCCGAACGACTACTGCGTGACCTCGAAACAGCAAGCCGAGAACGCCCTCTACGACCAACTCCGCAACGAGACGGAGTTGACTGCGAACCTCGTCCAGAAGGGGATTCGACGCGCTATCGAGGCCACAAAAAGCGGTGTCGCCCGACTCAAGAACGGCGAGAACACCAGTCAACCGCACTTCGATGCGTGGAGCGTCGTCTACGACAAGCGAAGTGCGACGTTCCACCGCGACCACGTTTCGCTCTCGACCGTGAACGGTCGCGTCGAGTGTGACTATGTGCTTCCCGACAAACCTGAAGGAACGCCGATTGGTGAGTACCTACTGAACGAGGACTACGAGTTCCGTATGTCCACGTTGCAGTACGACCGCTCCACAGAGTCGTTCTACCTCCACGCTCGAATGCGCCGAACCACGGGCGAGCAGTCCACGACTCCTTCTGAAGACGCCAAGCACAGAACAGTCCTTGGCGTTGACCTGAACGTGGACGGCTCGCTCGCCGTGACGTCGACGGGCGCGTTCGTTGGGAACGCTGACGAGATGAATCATCGACGCCGAGAGTTCGAGAAGACTCGTGGGTCGATGCAACAGGCGGGAACGCGGTCGGCACACCTGTCGATGCAGTCGATGAACGACCGCGAACACCGCTGGATGCAAGACGAACTCCACCGCGCCTCGAACCAGATTCTCGACGAAGCTCGCGACCACGACTGTACCCATGTCGCGTTCGAGAATCTGACCGGGATTCGTGACCGAATGGCTGGTGCAAAGCGGTTCCACGCATGGGCGTTCCGGCGCCTCTACCAGTACACTGAGTACAAAGCCGAGATGTACGGCATCGAGGTTGAGCAGGTGAGTCCCGCGTACACGTCTCAGCGGTGTTCGTCGTGTGGGTTTACCCACGAGAGCAATCGGCGGTCGAAACACCAGTTCGTCTGTCAGAAGTGCGAGTATGAACTGAACGCGGATTATAATGCGAGCAAGAATATTGCTCGGAAACTGCTCAAGCGACTCCACTCGGGGCAGACGTCTTCGGGTGGAGGCGCACCCTGTCAGTGTGCGCTGACGTCAGGGACGCTGAACCTGAACGGCGAGTACACCGCCTCCGTCACCACGACGGCAGAAGGGGAGTCCACTGACAAGCCCACGACGTCAGTCGTGGGTCACTGA